In a genomic window of Ferrimicrobium sp.:
- the hutI gene encoding imidazolonepropionase, producing MEELLFGNCSLADVDASGALRFIQDGLIHIQNGRIAFAGPRSEQEDLLGRLELLDLESRLVTPGLVDCHTHLIYAGDRLGDFLAERDPLDSDQHRFQSGGILATVAATNRASRESLVTLARGRLDQIADHGVTTVEIKSGYGLSLEGERRLLEIARGLSGYRDIEVVTSFLGAHTVPAAFADVPIDYIAFLVKEVMPILAGEGLIDMVDCFIDPEGFSPAVIVPYLVRAKELGLPLRAHVDQFGAIGGGELAIGFGARSIDHLEHLSQAAIVAARSAGTVAVLLPFASLHKSFPTNPPVAELRAQGVAMAVATDLNPGTSPTSSLLLAAYLAVTLYGLRPVEAFAGVTRYSAKALGLTDRGSLDQGGRADLVAWEVAHPYELVTSVFDQRPQRLGPSCCGTH from the coding sequence ATGGAGGAGCTGCTCTTTGGGAACTGCTCGCTTGCCGATGTGGATGCCAGTGGCGCTCTTCGATTTATCCAGGACGGGCTCATCCATATCCAAAACGGTAGGATCGCCTTTGCTGGTCCACGCAGCGAGCAAGAAGATCTTCTCGGACGACTTGAGCTCCTCGATCTTGAGTCACGACTCGTCACCCCTGGTCTCGTCGATTGTCACACGCATCTGATCTACGCTGGTGATCGGCTTGGGGATTTTTTAGCTGAACGTGATCCCCTTGATTCGGATCAGCACCGATTCCAGTCAGGCGGGATCCTGGCCACGGTGGCGGCCACCAATCGTGCTTCACGAGAGTCCTTGGTCACATTGGCGCGAGGGCGCCTCGATCAGATTGCCGATCATGGTGTGACCACCGTCGAGATCAAGTCGGGTTATGGGCTCTCTCTGGAGGGCGAACGTCGACTTCTTGAGATTGCCAGAGGGCTCTCTGGCTACCGTGACATTGAAGTCGTGACCTCCTTTCTTGGTGCGCACACGGTGCCTGCTGCTTTTGCTGATGTCCCTATCGACTACATCGCGTTCCTTGTGAAGGAGGTGATGCCGATTCTGGCTGGCGAGGGGTTGATCGACATGGTGGACTGTTTTATCGATCCTGAGGGGTTTTCGCCCGCAGTCATCGTTCCGTACCTTGTGCGTGCCAAGGAGCTCGGGCTACCGCTACGGGCCCACGTTGACCAGTTCGGTGCCATCGGAGGAGGAGAGCTTGCCATAGGCTTTGGCGCGCGCTCCATCGATCATCTTGAACACCTCTCGCAAGCAGCGATCGTCGCTGCCCGCTCGGCTGGCACGGTGGCGGTCCTGTTGCCGTTCGCCTCGCTCCACAAGAGTTTCCCTACTAACCCTCCCGTAGCGGAGTTGCGAGCCCAAGGGGTTGCAATGGCGGTTGCGACTGATCTCAACCCTGGCACATCGCCGACGAGTAGTCTCTTGCTGGCCGCCTACCTTGCGGTGACGCTCTATGGGCTGCGACCCGTCGAGGCCTTTGCTGGCGTGACTCGCTATAGCGCCAAAGCTTTAGGGCTTACCGATCGTGGCTCCCTCGATCAGGGAGGCCGTGCTGACCTCGTCGCCTGGGAGGTGGCTCATCCCTATGAGCTCGTGACGAGTGTCTTTGATCAGCGTCCTCAACGCCTTGGTCCATCATGTTGTGGCACTCACTAG
- a CDS encoding DUF929 family protein, translating into MPTTTTKRSRGPLAVGLVVVVIAAIVVAFLFTRKSNQSSSSPTSAQLGSPVPQDVLARVTHIPESVLTTVGVDSSLVSPPQVAKGGKLLTLNGKPELLYVGADFCPYCAAERWALVGALSKFGTFKGLELMESSSTDVYPDTNTFTFVHASYSSPYLSLVTREIETRTHAPLQTLTTKENNLLQTYDVPPYVPTTQDSGSIPFVDFANKFVIDGASYSPQVLAGLNWQTIAATLSDPSSPVAKSIGGTVNEITAAVCVMTHNQPGSVCKTSLIHSLQKKL; encoded by the coding sequence ATGCCAACTACCACTACCAAGCGAAGCCGGGGACCGCTAGCGGTCGGGCTCGTGGTGGTCGTCATCGCCGCCATCGTGGTGGCTTTTCTCTTCACTCGTAAATCCAATCAATCGAGTTCGTCGCCAACATCAGCGCAGTTAGGTTCTCCGGTACCCCAGGACGTGCTGGCGCGGGTCACCCATATCCCCGAGAGTGTACTCACCACAGTCGGAGTCGACTCCTCGCTGGTCTCCCCACCTCAGGTGGCCAAAGGAGGCAAACTGCTCACACTCAATGGCAAGCCTGAACTGCTCTATGTGGGGGCGGATTTTTGCCCCTATTGTGCAGCCGAGCGTTGGGCTCTTGTCGGGGCCCTCTCGAAGTTTGGGACCTTCAAAGGGCTAGAACTCATGGAGTCAAGCAGTACTGATGTCTATCCTGACACCAATACGTTCACGTTTGTGCATGCGAGCTATAGCTCTCCGTATCTGTCGCTGGTCACTCGGGAGATAGAGACACGGACCCATGCACCGTTGCAGACGTTAACCACCAAGGAGAATAATCTCCTGCAGACCTACGATGTGCCGCCGTATGTCCCGACGACCCAAGATAGTGGCTCCATCCCCTTCGTCGATTTTGCGAACAAGTTTGTGATCGACGGGGCGAGCTACTCTCCCCAGGTACTCGCTGGCTTGAATTGGCAGACCATCGCGGCGACGCTGTCGGACCCGAGTTCCCCCGTTGCGAAGTCCATTGGAGGGACGGTGAACGAGATCACCGCGGCGGTCTGCGTGATGACCCATAACCAACCAGGATCGGTATGCAAAACCTCACTCATTCACAGTCTCCAAAAGAAGCTCTGA